From the Lactuca sativa cultivar Salinas chromosome 9, Lsat_Salinas_v11, whole genome shotgun sequence genome, the window CCGAGTCATCAAGTCCTGCTCTGATGCAGCGAACTCAGGACTGACCAAAGCCTTCTCAATGAACGTCTTGGTGATCTTTGTCACTGTCTCGaccgtctgtctcatatccaggtACTTCTAgcccaatctctctctctctctctctctctctctctctctactaagGGAAAATACCTTGCACGAAACATTCTTTGAGAATTTCTCGCAAGTCATCGCGACCTCTACTCAGGAGCAGAAGAAGTAGTCACCGGTCTCCACCAATCCCTTGCCCCTAACCTGAGAAGGTTCAGGGCGCACTTGAACTTCTAGTCATCCGGGaaagaacacgtgaagaaacaaccctccatatTAGACAGCCATCTCATTGCCATGATCAGGTCCGATACCCCCATCAAGCTCTGGGTGATTCGTACGATCGAAATCCCGATACTGGAAATTTCTCTCTCCTCGAGCCCCTATAGAATATACCTGTGGTGGCTGTAGCAATAGTAACCTCTGAAAGTATAGCATAGCAGTCATCGAAATACTCCATCATAGTGGCCTCGACAGGCCGAACCATCTCTGGTATCTGCCCTCGGACAAAAGAAACAACTTCCTCATGAATGATCTCCTTAGCTCGATCCTCTATCAATCCTGGCCCATCCTGGGCACCAGTTCTGGTTCCTGATCCTCAATCTCCAATAgtcgccatactgaaaatatatcaAGGAAAGAGAAAACATCACAATACAGTTATCAACACACCAGGTCCTACTCCTATTAATTCTTTAGCAACCTTAAAATTCCCCCTGAATCTTATATGGATcttgtgttttcagtagtaccggcctatactaccttccacacctatctgtaGTTGATTTAGAATTCATTCCAAGGTGCTAAGTAACTAATCAACATACACGCAACAATTACAcaatacaaaaaaaacatatatcagGTAAGCTACTCCCTAAATCAGAAGGCATCACATAAATCAAGCATCACTATCTAACAGTTTCTAAATGAACCTTATCCACTAGCATGCTTTTCTAATAGTTCATATATCAGCAAAAATCAAAACTCAGCAAACATAAAAAGTATAGGTATTTTGGGGACCACTTTCATGTCCGGGCTCTGGCTGACTGTACACACCACATCTTCCTGAAAAATCAAAGTTATGTCAAGGTCCACATTCCCGTTCCCAAGCCAACAATTAAACAACAACATGACAAGAGACCGAGCCCATGTCCTTAACCCAACTcttttattaaaatttatttttcaaaaaacattTTTGCAAAACTCTCAGAtcctagtttgagactggatttaaacaagtgttcctccaattcactcaaaccagggctctgataccatctTGTAACGTCCTATTTTCacaacaaaatttttcatttttattaatgtAAAATTCCCAAGTTGTCCATGAGTGTGTATAGTCTTCAAGTTATTAATGTCCTCAGTCTATCCAACATGACGATATACAGTCCCTAGAGCATCCTTCTACTAGCAGATAATCAAAACTAGTgggccggtattggtgccttcgacccatgggtatAGTGAGGTGAAATTCACCTCGATATGCATGTAGCTAACCGCTGTAGCAATGAAGAACTCTACCAGCTTCAACTCACATCTAATCACCTACAAGAATATACTTGAGTCAATACATAATCACAGGTTATAGTCACTTGCAACAGTGACTAccccacatgaaatgacgattatggTTTTACATAGAATGTTGATTAGGGTTATGTAAtgccacttaacccattaaggacttaatcacgAGAGGGTAAGATTGATTAAGGTTTGACATAGTCATTCTCGGGTGAAATAATAATCCAATCAACAACCCAAATATGCGCCCGATCATTGTCCAAATAGAGCTCttcgattctagggtttttcacataAGATGAAAAATAGGATTAGTGTTTCACACACACCTTAAGGACTTAATCCgttaaaatcaattttgcattAAGTTAATTGTAGGGGCATTATTAAGTATTATTTAAGTTTACTTAGCAGCTTTAATGCGGGTCCCAAACAACTccaaaaactagggtttctttacattagggttttctaaaccctaattagggtttccaactccTTAAGTTAGATGAttagttaattaattaaatatatatttaataaatcgaggaccacccactaccacctcgggaaGTGGTCGGCGGCGGCAGTCCGCAGCGGTAGCCTCCCGCGCACGGCAATGGTTTGAGTGATAATCCCAACAATCCAAACACACATAAAATTTTCCacatcacatacacacacacatacaccgaAAGAACAAAGAAAAATGCCCAATACAACTACCAAGATGGTGGCAGACGGCGGTagaaggtggcagccaccacctaacggtggtggtggtggtgtttctTCTACTTCTAGCCAAGAACCGATCATACAACCTTAGACcataaaaaacacacacacaagcacacaccatatcacacacacaaccaccactCATGGTGGCTGGTGGCAGTAGAAGATGGTAACAAGACGGCAGCCACCACGGTTGGCTGCCAAGGTAGTGTGTCTCGCTTTTCAGTTAACAAACACCCACACAACCGTCGGCATTTACTGAAATACACACACACCCAAGAGCAAAATACCCCCAACGCAGCTAAACCACACCCGAGGTGGAGGATGACAATCGGAGAACCCACGAATGAGTAACATTAAAAAACGGCGGTGGCGGTCCGATGACGATGCAACAACAGAAGAACGGAGAAGAAGAGAAGATTGTGATCCCAACTTGcgaacaacaacaacgacaatcATGGCTTTGATTCTTCCGTTCGTCCACTGCCACCCATAATGTCCAATGGCAACCTTCGTCTTCAATGACAGTGGGTGCAATAGTGGTTATTCGGTGGTATAAGGTAGTGGACGAGGAGGTTGCAACGACGACTGAGGTTAGGAAAACAAAGGTGGTGGCTGGTGGATaagcttagggttagggtttttcttCGGATGTATATAAGGTGAGTGGAAAGGATGGGTGATAGGTTTAAGCCCCCCTCTCCAACTCCAAACTTAAGCGTAATATGACACTTTCAGTGCCTTCCCCAAGGTTtcttttcaatttaaatccaCTAGTTACCCAACAGCCCCTCCTTTACAAAATATTTTGCATTTCAGGTCCAGATGTTAGAAAATAGACTCCAAAATCCCGAAATTATAACGTTTAACTCCTTATGGCTAACATTGATAAATTATTAAGAATTTAGggctaaaacaaaataaaatataaaatacatagggtttattatatatttatttatttttctaatttatttatatattttattttatttatttcattttaaacgGAATGTTACACTTTGCTCATATGTTGCTTGTGCTTATTTGGCTACAATTCTTCCTTTGGGTCGATCTTGCTCGACTCTACTTTGCTCATATGGCTTTGGTTTCTTTCTCTGTTATTTTGCGTAGTGGTTTTCATGTAGGGATGAAAGTTGGTCCGACCTCGATTCGAATGGACCGAGACTCGGAAATAGGAATTGAAGGATTTTGAGACCAAGAAACCGGTGTTGGTTAGATTTTGAGTATTAGAGCTGGTAAAGTGGGAATCGAAGCTGTTGGAAACGAAATTAGACAATTGGAATTGGTTACAACTTTTAGACTCGGGTAGACCCTAAAACCCATAAAAATTACATAAGGAATCCTTATCTTTTGTATTTAAATAACAATTATATATTTTGATAGCATACGAATGTACATTGCATTGTAACTTCTACTCCACTACTTGCAACACATTTTACTAACATTGCATCTTTTGTAACTTATTGTATACAAAGGTTTAGTACACTTGAATCTAAAGAGAAAGTTTAGGACCTGATTAGTTTCTTTGCATGTTTTTCAACTTTAATCGTGTATTCATTACTATTTGACTACAACATATTTGTGTCAACAACTATGTTAAAAAGGTATAGTTTGCTCCTGTGTTACATATTTAAAATTCCAATAAAAACGTGCaaggaaaaataaataaaaaacaccaaggtttaattattatttttacttcataatatataaaacaaaacaaaaaaaaactatttgtCAAATAGCCATTAAaaacctttatttaattaactaattataTGGAAAAAGTAtagttgaaaaaaaattaaacccATGGATACTATGTCAACTTGAACATTAAAAAAGAACTCTATAAAACTAACattttcaagttttcataaaaacTAACCAATCACATAATTAATATTCAAtatttttgaaaagagaaaatgaCTTACAAGCCCAACAAAGTTTCCAAAACATTCAAAAAACCCTAGTCATGTTTTGTATATTCAAAAAAACCCAATGAgcttaacattttgtctaaaaagtccAACAAAGTTCTATACCGTTAAAAAAATctcaattttgttttgtttaagttcATTGGGTTTTTTTTTGAACAATCAAAACATGATTGGAATTTTTTAAAgttttggaaacttcgttggtcTAACAAGTCATTTTTCCGATACGGTAATAAGTCACGTCATTTGTTTCTCTTATTTGACTTTCAGGAAAGTGTAACTTAGTTGAGCTTTttaaacaaaatgttaagtttgttgggttttttttaataaacaaaacatgattaaggttttttgaacagtttggaaacttcgttgggctcctaagtcattttcctttTTGAAAACTAACAAATTGTAACattgtattttcatttattattattttttttttaaaaaactaagGGTGTTAACATTGCATTTTGCACACTCatattttatgaaaaacaaaCCATTATTTGAATtgcactttcatttttttttttcaaaaaaacttatGGTTTTGTATTTTTTAAAAACTAATCAATTATAGCATTGCATTTTTTGTAGTCTAAAGAACCAAAACTAACCGACAAACCTAGGTGGCGACAAATGACAAATACGTCATGTTTCTAAAACAAAATtatgtgttgtttttttttaataaaaataaatcattcTTACCCGCTTTGTACGGATGTATCATTAGTCTGTTTAAAACACATAAGAcaaaaaacaataatttaaatttGCGTTTATACGAATTGACACCAAGCACAAATTTCTAAAACCCCCGTGTACATTATGTCGTCGATTCTAATACTTGGTAAGAAATAGTTACAAAAAGGGTCTTTGTAAAGAAATAACTACAAAATTGTGGCGTAAGAAATAACTACAAAATTGTCCCTCTGAGATAATAATGTTACAAAAATGTCTCCGTAGGCCGTAGCCTTGTGTAATATCGTAATTGCAGAAATGGACATTTTAGAAATAGTCCCCATATAATAGGACATTTTAGAAATAGTCAttgtataaaatcaaaattttacaaACGATCCATGTTCATGTATTAAACAGTATGTAAGGATAAATTACACATATTGACCATGTATAATAGGGAAAAGAACAATCAATATGTAACAGAACATTACAGAAATAGCTGACAAAATAAGCGCCAATGTTGGGAACAACTACTTTCATAATAAGACTAAAATACAGTCCCCTTCCCCTCCCCTGGGACCCAATTCATACCCACTTTCACATCAATGTGATTCCACGTATGTAATTTTCTAATTATTCTTATTCAATGCACTAAAACACACACATAAATTAGCTACTAATTTTCCCTTCAACTCGTAACTACAATCAGTCGGATTCCTTAACACATGGATCATGAGGTTTCTTGCGTTACAAGCTTAAATCTGAGCTTAGCCGGCGATCATGGTTTTCCAACAAACCATCTTATTTATCTTCACGCTGAAGAGCAAGAGCAAGAACAACTAGAAAGGAAATCTATTCTTAAATGGGATCCGTGCGTCCCTTCTTTGAAATTAGGTTTAGGTAGAGATCAAGAAAGTCATCCAGATCCAATCAACTGGATACCACAAGCTTCAAACTCGACTGTCAATACAATTTCTTCATTCTCAAAATCGACAAGTATCAAGAGGGAGAGAGACGGAGGTAGTCAAGAGGTGGAGAAAGTGTTGTCGAAAGCTGTTATAGAAATCGACCAAGATGAATCCGAAGGACGTGGTGCAAGGAAGAAACTGAGATTGACAAATGAACAAACGTTAGTGTTGGAAGAAAGCTTCAAACAACATAACACCCTTAATCGTGTAAGTAACAAAGACACGGTTTCTTTTCAATTTAATGGAGCCAAAAATTAATCTGGTTGATCAGCAATATAGGCTCACACATGTTCTTATACTGATTTCTTGTATCTTTTCTTTTTATACATAGAAGCAAAAGCAAGCCCTAGCAACAAGTCTTGTTCTACAGCCACGACAAGTTGAGGTATGGTTCCAGAATAGACGAGCGAGGTACAGAATGAAATATCTTCATGTTTAAATTTGCTTTTTATttcgttttttatttataattaactATAGCCTCAACAGGACGAAACTAAAGCAAAATGAAGTAGACTGTACACTACTTAAGAAGTGTTGTGAAGCAATAAAAAGTGACAACAAAAGACTAGAAAAGGAAATTCAAGAACTCAAAGCAATAAGAACCACCATCTCCATGCCTCCGCAATTCAACATACAGTTTCCGGCAGCAAGCCACAGCATGTGCCTTTCTTGTGAGAGAATTGTCTCTCGTTGTGTTAGTGGCGGTGGCGGGCGGCGGTGACCAGGCGAAATTTTCTAAAACTCCCATCTGCCGTGCACCAATGTCACACATGACACATCATCTTTTTAGTCAGTTATGCTAGGTATTATAATATAAACAATGTCAATTTTGTAAATTactattataattaattaaattgtttTCTAGTAAGTAATGTAATTCTTTAGAGTAAATTAAAATTTGGGCACGTCATGTGCGGTAGTTGACATCAAAGGCTTTCAAAATCACCGTATCACCTATATTGACTATTGTCTATTTCCAAGATTACTTAATCTATACCGAGCCACTTACTATTTACTAATCCAAAAAATAGGCTtcgaaaataataaatataataaaaattaaattaaaaaaaacatggtTATAAAATTCACTATTAATATTGAAAAACACAAATATTGTAACAACATTACACCAACAACTATAATTTAAAGAAAACTAATTATACTAGCattttttgataaattaattttttctttatttttatgtatCATATAATCTACTAATTTTGGGACCCTTGGAGACATAGGCTTTGAACGACCGTCCAGATTACCAATCGTCTGGGTCGGGTCTGCCTCGATCGTGATATTGGATCACAAACAAAAGTCACTAATTAACAAAAGAAAATAATTCTAAGTTTAAAATACGAAAacaatttataaattaattattagGTTGCAATTATAATGTAAACTCTATCTAATTATCCAATTTTATCTAGCATTACAAATGATGCATCAATACCATTTGTATTACGAAGACTAAAATTTTCCCTACTATATTAGTTGAGATGTGAAATTCAATACACAATGTTTAGTGGTTTAGTCGTGACACACCTAAAATATCGTTAGTATTATAGGATGGACCTCCCACATGGTTCACTTAGATGGTGTGATTTACCATTTTTTTAAATCCTAAATTTTTCAACTTACAAATAACCAACATATAAATAAGATTATTATGAAAACCAAAGAGTAAATATTGTTGGATCATGATGCTACAATCAGATCATATATATCATAGTAGGATCTTATGATCATGATATAGATCCATTTATATTGGGCTATATGTTGCTCTTGATAAGATCTTACTGAGAGCGACATCAcaagtagatctatggattttaAGATCATGAGATCATAAGATTGTTGGATCATGATTGTAGAATTGATAATATTATAAGACATGCAAGGaaagatattttaaataataatcttGATTGAACCATTGTTCTATTGTTCATaattaataaaaactaactatcaAGGGGCGGTTTTTGAGAAACCTCTATGATGTGAATAAGATTAAGAACTCAAGCTGCAGACCCTCTAAAGGAATTACACTCCTTCTTCAAGCAAATAAACtccttggtgttcttggtattcAAGAAAACATGACCAAAGCCTTTGTGGGTTATTCTTTTCCGTCATAGAAGTAAAAGAGAGGTGGGGATATGGTTTTTGAACTATGGTTTATTGCAAGAAGGATCCTTTGGTTTTCCATCCCTTATATATAGTGAGTGGAAACCAAGGAGCCTTTCTTAGCCTCttagatttcattaaattatGGTCATATTACCTTAATACaaatatttaacttttatttCTCAAATAGTCCTTATAAATAATTTCTACTTATTTATTTGATGAATCAATAAATGTCAAATTAATCACTCTAATTAATTATTCTTGGTTTGGGGTGAGCCAATTATGTAACCACAATGGGCccatataagtaatattgaatcACAATCATGTTGTGTCGGTAGGCCTATCATTAATAAACTCTAACTTGGatatatcacaacaattgtatagaTGAACTCACAAAATTACACATAGTATGTCTTCTGTTAGATCAAATTAGCATGATGATGAATcacttaatacataatgtaacacCCTAAAACATAGAGTTAAACTTTCAGTTTTAATTATAATCAAACCAACCCAACATTATTCCACAAAAGGTAACCAAGCTATAAGTTTGAAATTTCAAAATCAAATATCAGAATAAATAACATAAAAGTCAATAATACGAAAATCTTTAGTGGATGAAATACAATTAAGCAATGCTCTTTCGCTTTCAATCAGAACaacatgaaacatttcaaaattaatatgaaaaaaattTGGTGAGTTCCTTAAAATACCAAATACAACATAGAGTAATGGGCTCCGCCCTGAATGATGGGCCCCGCCCACAAAGCATATAAGCAACCCCCACCTCACAAGTATATAAACATGCCCCACCCAACAAGTACATAAACATTCATGCAAGAGTCATACGGACTACAAGTAGACCATGACACCAAgtgtcctacatagtatagtgagaagattcacctcaTATATAAACCAGATAATCCCAACTACATGTGAATAATCAAAACATCGATCTCACAAACCACCTAGACATTTAATAAAAGCTCTAGCCTCAATCTATGACCTAAAACCCCAAAGTATGGCCCATGGTCAAACTTAATcgaaaagtcaaaaagtcaacaattGGTCAAACAGGCGCCTGTACACACATAGGACAAAATAGACATTTTTTAGTCTAAATTATGAGCATTCAGAAGAAATCAGAATGTGCCCCACGCCCTTACCAAACACATCATGCCTAGCattattaatcaaatattttTCGAATTAAACCCTCAGTTCTAAACTTCCAATGCTTAGATATGGATCCTAATGAtgtattaatggataaagtttccaaatttatctatTAGGACATCCAAAAATAACTAGATATAAAATCCTAGATTCCAAAAAGTCCAAGATCCTATTTTCCTTTGTACATGGAGTAAAGAAAGCCCTTGTATGCACTCTATACTCCACCAAAACATTAGATTTTAAGTGAAACGTTACTCATATATCATGGAGTTGTCCAAACTCCAAAGATGAGACAATCAAAGGGGATCAAAACACCAAATAAAGCACTAAAATTGCATATACTCTTAGATCTAAAGATGAAACACTATAAAGcatgaaactttatgacttacaaAAGTCCAGTAGTGGTAAAAAGGTTCAATACTTCAGATGCAAAGCTTgcttaatatatatttattttttacttcAATCTAGAGCACCAAAGACCACCAAATGAGGACCAAATAGGATTTTAGGTCACATAATGAGCTCAAAATAGGATTTTAGGTCACATAATGACAAGTCCTTTGAGTTAATGTACCTTAAATATCCATAAAACCGTAATAACACATTCAACTTACTAAGCCAAAAGCGCTCAACGTCTTTAGTGTAAATCAAccaatatttttgtttttcagCAAATGCATTTAATGGCTTCCTACTTCTCCCCGTACTTCAAATTTCCTTTGGACTATAAAACTACCAATCTAAAGTCCCGAAAAACATAATTGGACTCGAGCATTACTGTAACATCTTCAacagttttaaacttttcataaTGATCATTTTActaataaaatgtttacaaaattagTGTTCTCAAAGCATTATTTGAAAATTAATGCCTCCCAAGATCAATGACATAAAAtcaggatgtgtatggtcacgccttcgtcTTGCCATGAATCTTTGAaacacttgaaaccataaaccgaaaactataagcacaaagattagtgagttttccccaaagtaccaacacacaacatataacatataaaacaaacaacatactatgggtccaaccaagcatcgggttggaataccccaagcccctTAACCATCGGTGTGACACCCccaggggtggatgacttcatgtacaatatcataacaattgaatatgaatgaaacatagcaaccaaacatcatacattggaaATACACACTTACATAGTTTGCATATTGAACTTGTTCATCAGTTACATAAAAGTATGAAAAGTAAAATTTATTCAAGTCGCTCCACTTCATCTCATAGCCGAGCTTATTACTTGTTACTGGATCCCTGGGAacacaagtcgttttgaaaaacgtcaactaaaaagttggtgagatcTCATAGTGCCTTCAGAAATCCGatatttctataaaaataatttgtaAGTTTCgttctaaaacagtgaatatttGCATGCATGTCCTAGGTTATCTTTTGCTTGTAAAAGTGAAGCGAATATTCCCagaaaaatatgatattttctaaaaagaaatggtttgaaatgtttgtgtCCGATCCTATATTAATGCACGAGTGTTAATGTTTTCGAAAATAGAAAGAGAATGATCCCAAACAACCTGATGTTGTCTGCGTAAGAGAATGCTAGAATCTCAACcaccgaggttgagtaccagcgCGTATAGGTTACCGTTTTATCCAAAAAGAAACGAGAATGGTTTCCCGTAAAttttataacgttaattcctctaagtaaGCCGAtataaccatactagataatgacaatttcgcctgtcatGACATTTTTCGGACGCCGACTGAATAAggtaaggtttttgtcaccctagactggcctagtatAACTCAAGGTTTTAAAAATCGTTTGACGGTAGCTCGATGGTGGactggtgttaagggattaatcggtcttggcggggattaatcgaggATTAATCAGGAACCATAAATtactaataaaatattaaaattaattaaatattaatatatcttaagaaaaacaagtgcttcaaaattagaaaatacgaaaaattgtaatttggaaatttagaaatacgaaaatatgaacattttggtataatatttgaagttttgaaaatttgaaaattttggagtaaaaaaagaaagttggttttttgaatttttttaaaaaaaatttaaacttttttgactttttttgacttttttcgatttttttttacttttttgacttttgttgaccgattaatcccggcaaggccgattaatcccgccaaacccaattaatcctaaatttccgaTTAATGCCCTAATCCTCGACAGTTGGAGAACGCCAaacgattaatcgccgattaatcccgatttctgcaaccatggtATAACTATAGCGAATAGCTTAGGTGAGgggtgtcacccccgtatagatctacacacaaactcccactctccctccaagagactctagttataaataTAGGCTACGATCATGCACTCAATAAGTGTCAACCGACACGTCTCAATAGACAGGtt encodes:
- the LOC111908069 gene encoding homeobox-leucine zipper protein HAT9 isoform X1 — translated: MDHEVSCVTSLNLSLAGDHGFPTNHLIYLHAEEQEQEQLERKSILKWDPCVPSLKLGLGRDQESHPDPINWIPQASNSTVNTISSFSKSTSIKRERDGGSQEVEKVLSKAVIEIDQDESEGRGARKKLRLTNEQTLVLEESFKQHNTLNRKQKQALATSLVLQPRQVEVWFQNRRARTKLKQNEVDCTLLKKCCEAIKSDNKRLEKEIQELKAIRTTISMPPQFNIQFPAASHSMCLSCERIVSRCVSGGGGRR
- the LOC111908069 gene encoding homeobox-leucine zipper protein HAT9 isoform X2; translated protein: MDHEVSCVTSLNLSLAGDHGFPTNHLIYLHAEEQEQEQLERKSILKWDPCVPSLKLGLGRDQESHPDPINWIPQASNSTVNTISSFSKSTSIKRERDGGSQEVEKVLSKAVIEIDQDESEGRGARKKLRLTNEQTLVLEESFKQHNTLNRKQKQALATSLVLQPRQVEDETKAK